The Rhizobium leguminosarum genome includes a region encoding these proteins:
- the gatB gene encoding Asp-tRNA(Asn)/Glu-tRNA(Gln) amidotransferase subunit GatB has product MTLVDVRTPDPKRFIPGATGDWEVIVGMEVHAQVLSNSKLFSGASTEFGKPQNSNVSMVDAAMPGMLPVINEECVKQAVRTGLGLKAQINKRSLFDRKNYFYPDLPQGYQISQFKDPIVGEGKIVISLGPDRQGQFEDIEIGIERLHLEQDAGKSMHDQHATMSYVDLNRSGVALMEIVSKPDMRSSDEAKAYMTKLRSIVRYLGTCDGNMDEGSMRADVNVSVRRPGEDFGTRCEIKNVNSIRFIGQAIEYEARRQIGILEDGGKIDQETRLFDPNKGETRSMRSKEDAHDYRYFPDPDLLPLEFDDAFIKTLEADLPELPDDKKERFVRELGLSIYDASVLVSEKAIADYFEAVAAGRDGKTAANWVINDLLGALNRTGKDIEQTPVSPAQLGAIIDLIKAGTISGKIAKDLFEIVLAEGGDPAEIVEARGMKQVTDTGAIEKAVDEIIAANPDQVEKVKAKPTMAAWFVGQVMKATGGKANPQAVQALVKAKLGIEE; this is encoded by the coding sequence CGCTTCATCCCCGGCGCCACCGGCGACTGGGAAGTCATCGTTGGCATGGAAGTCCACGCCCAGGTGCTGTCCAATTCGAAGCTTTTCTCCGGCGCTTCGACGGAATTCGGCAAGCCGCAGAATTCGAATGTCTCGATGGTCGACGCTGCCATGCCCGGCATGCTGCCTGTCATCAATGAGGAATGCGTTAAGCAGGCGGTGCGCACCGGCCTCGGCCTGAAAGCACAGATCAACAAGCGCTCGCTGTTTGATCGCAAAAACTATTTCTATCCTGACCTGCCGCAGGGCTATCAGATCTCGCAGTTCAAGGATCCGATCGTCGGCGAGGGCAAGATCGTCATTTCACTTGGGCCAGACCGCCAGGGCCAGTTCGAGGATATCGAGATCGGCATCGAGCGCCTGCATCTGGAGCAGGATGCCGGCAAGTCGATGCATGACCAGCACGCGACCATGTCCTATGTCGACCTCAACCGTTCCGGTGTCGCGCTGATGGAGATCGTCTCCAAGCCCGACATGCGCTCGTCCGACGAGGCCAAGGCCTATATGACCAAGCTGCGCTCGATCGTGCGTTATCTCGGCACCTGCGACGGCAACATGGACGAGGGCTCTATGCGTGCCGACGTCAACGTCTCCGTCCGCCGTCCGGGCGAGGATTTCGGCACGCGTTGCGAGATCAAGAACGTCAACTCCATCCGTTTCATCGGCCAGGCGATCGAATATGAAGCCCGTCGCCAGATCGGCATTCTGGAGGACGGTGGCAAGATCGATCAGGAGACCCGCCTCTTCGACCCGAACAAGGGCGAGACGCGTTCGATGCGCTCCAAGGAGGATGCGCACGACTATCGTTATTTCCCCGATCCTGATCTGCTGCCGCTCGAATTCGACGACGCCTTTATCAAGACGCTCGAAGCCGATCTGCCGGAATTGCCTGACGACAAGAAGGAGCGCTTCGTGCGCGAGCTCGGCCTGTCGATCTACGACGCCTCGGTGCTCGTTTCCGAAAAAGCGATCGCTGATTATTTCGAAGCCGTCGCCGCAGGCCGTGACGGCAAGACGGCCGCCAACTGGGTGATCAACGATCTGCTCGGCGCACTGAACCGCACCGGCAAGGACATCGAGCAGACGCCGGTTTCGCCGGCCCAGCTCGGCGCCATCATCGATCTCATCAAGGCGGGAACCATATCCGGCAAGATCGCCAAGGATCTCTTCGAGATCGTGCTCGCCGAGGGCGGCGATCCCGCCGAGATCGTCGAGGCGCGCGGCATGAAGCAGGTGACCGATACCGGCGCGATCGAAAAGGCCGTGGACGAGATCATCGCCGCCAATCCCGATCAGGTCGAAAAGGTCAAGGCGAAACCGACCATGGCAGCATGGTTCGTCGGCCAGGTGATGAAGGCGACCGGCGGCAAGGCCAATCCGCAGGCTGTCCAGGCCCTCGTCAAAGCGAAGCTCGGCATCGAGGAGTAG
- a CDS encoding GNAT family N-acetyltransferase has protein sequence MYFVRTAGERDLEKVRALLVESFHATYDGLHGRAKVADLIAHLFSPAALKTRLVRKDAEFLVADDGRNIGGMGYAAMSQQSTKTVMLHLLYVRPALQRQGIGRDIFAELETCFPDAEIMRLEVEPQNAAAIAFYRTHGFTEVGRNENDVAGQSGIPALVLEKRLAG, from the coding sequence GTGTATTTCGTCCGCACCGCCGGCGAGCGCGACCTGGAGAAGGTGCGCGCCCTCTTGGTGGAGAGCTTTCATGCCACCTATGACGGCCTGCATGGCAGAGCCAAGGTGGCGGATCTGATCGCCCATCTCTTTTCGCCCGCGGCGCTGAAGACGCGCCTCGTGCGAAAGGATGCCGAATTCCTCGTTGCCGATGACGGCCGCAATATTGGCGGCATGGGGTATGCGGCAATGTCGCAGCAATCGACGAAGACGGTCATGCTGCATCTCCTCTATGTCCGGCCGGCGCTGCAGCGCCAGGGTATCGGCCGCGATATCTTCGCCGAACTCGAAACCTGCTTTCCCGATGCGGAGATCATGCGCCTCGAAGTCGAACCGCAGAATGCCGCGGCGATCGCCTTCTATCGCACGCATGGCTTCACCGAGGTTGGCCGCAACGAGAATGACGTGGCCGGACAATCCGGCATTCCGGCATTGGTGTTGGAGAAGCGCTTGGCGGGTTAA
- a CDS encoding GNAT family N-acetyltransferase, producing the protein MPQDLNIREARKDDLPALVAMFAADALGGHGDTTEAEAFPDYLRAFVAIEASPDQTLYVAERRGEVVGTFQTMVTTSLAGRGSSAMIIEAVQTRADMRGQGVGALMIEFAIAEAKGRGIGRVALTSNAVRKDAHRFYERLGFKPSHLGFKMALK; encoded by the coding sequence ATGCCACAAGATTTGAATATCCGTGAAGCTCGCAAGGACGACCTGCCGGCGCTCGTGGCAATGTTTGCCGCCGACGCACTCGGCGGTCACGGCGATACCACGGAAGCTGAAGCTTTCCCGGATTATCTCAGGGCCTTCGTCGCCATCGAGGCTTCGCCTGACCAGACGCTTTACGTCGCAGAGCGCAGAGGCGAGGTCGTCGGCACATTTCAGACGATGGTGACGACCTCGCTCGCCGGCCGCGGCTCCTCGGCGATGATCATCGAGGCGGTGCAGACGCGCGCCGATATGCGCGGGCAGGGGGTCGGCGCGCTGATGATCGAATTTGCCATTGCCGAGGCAAAAGGCCGCGGTATCGGGCGGGTAGCGTTGACCTCGAATGCAGTGCGCAAGGATGCCCATCGCTTCTACGAAAGGCTGGGCTTCAAGCCCTCGCATCTGGGCTTCAAGATGGCTTTGAAATGA
- a CDS encoding NADH:ubiquinone oxidoreductase subunit NDUFA12 gives MWNLLVQTFTWWNGQTMGTRFATWRFGKRVGEDEFGNVYYEGGMSSYGLPRRWVIYKGYAEASAIPPGWHGWMHHRTDVPPSKETYVAKEWQKPHRPNHTGSPQAYRPPGSIAVPGERPRVTGDYDAWTPGN, from the coding sequence ATGTGGAATCTTCTGGTTCAGACCTTTACCTGGTGGAACGGTCAGACGATGGGCACGCGTTTTGCGACCTGGCGTTTTGGCAAGCGCGTCGGCGAGGATGAATTCGGCAACGTCTACTACGAAGGCGGCATGTCCTCCTACGGTCTGCCGAGGCGTTGGGTGATCTACAAGGGTTATGCCGAAGCCTCCGCCATTCCGCCAGGCTGGCATGGCTGGATGCATCATCGCACAGACGTGCCGCCGTCCAAGGAGACCTACGTCGCCAAGGAGTGGCAGAAGCCCCACCGTCCCAACCATACCGGTTCGCCGCAGGCCTATCGTCCGCCGGGTTCCATCGCCGTTCCGGGCGAGCGTCCGCGCGTCACCGGCGATTACGACGCCTGGACGCCAGGCAACTGA
- a CDS encoding DUF2155 domain-containing protein, with amino-acid sequence MKLFTRNLVLRAAGSLLALSALLPPVAANAARIENPVAVFSGLDKITGRITTFDVYVNETVQFGALQVTPKACYSRDQSEAQKIDGFVEVDEITLDRKIRRIFTGWMFAASPGLNAVEHPIYDVWLKDCKANSDVPSPDGAKAK; translated from the coding sequence ATGAAGCTCTTCACGCGGAACCTGGTCCTGCGTGCCGCCGGATCGCTGCTGGCGCTCTCGGCCCTGCTTCCGCCAGTTGCGGCAAATGCCGCACGCATCGAAAATCCGGTTGCCGTCTTTTCCGGCCTCGACAAGATCACCGGCCGCATCACGACGTTCGACGTCTATGTCAATGAGACGGTACAGTTCGGTGCGCTGCAGGTGACACCGAAGGCCTGTTATTCGCGCGACCAGTCGGAAGCACAGAAGATCGACGGTTTCGTCGAGGTCGACGAGATCACCCTTGACCGCAAGATCCGCCGCATCTTCACTGGCTGGATGTTCGCCGCCAGCCCGGGCCTCAACGCGGTCGAGCACCCGATCTACGACGTCTGGCTGAAGGACTGCAAGGCAAACTCGGATGTCCCGTCTCCCGACGGCGCCAAGGCGAAATAG